From the genome of Aeromonas hydrophila subsp. hydrophila ATCC 7966:
GGTGCAGAAGCGGCATCCAGCAGCATCAAGGAAGCCAGCATCAAGCCAAGAAAACCACTGCCACCATCTCCCATAAAGATCTTGGCCGGCGGAAAATTCCAGCACAAGAAGCCCGCGGCAGATGCCCCCAGTAGTAGCGCCAAACCTGCAGACGACCACTCCCCCCCCACCAGATAATGAAAAAACGCCATGAACAAGCAGATGACAACGGCCTCTCCTGCCGCCAAGCCATCAATACCATCCATAAAGTTGTATAGATTGATAAACCAGATCACCCCCAGCCAGGCCAGTAGATAACCGAGCCAGGCAAGATCCAGCTGCCAGCCAAAGAAAGTCAGCTCTGGCAACCCATCAACAGCAGATACCACCAAGGCTGCCGCCATGCTCTGCACAATCAGGCGGGTTCGGGGCTTGAGAGAGATGTGGTCATCGATAAAACCAACCAGTGCAATGCCAAGAGCAGCAACCCATATCAGTGCGATACTGCTCTGGGATATGCCATAGGGCAGTGGGATCAGGGCGACAAACAAAGGCGTCGCCAACAGAAAGGTAGCCACGATAGCCATGCCACCGCCTCTCGGGGTGGGCACCTGATGCGAACTGCGATGGTTGGGTTGGTCAAGCAAGCGGGTCTGGGCGTAACGCCTGAACAGGCCGGTCA
Proteins encoded in this window:
- a CDS encoding MraY family glycosyltransferase, whose protein sequence is MLAFVLLLMFCLFLSITMTGLFRRYAQTRLLDQPNHRSSHQVPTPRGGGMAIVATFLLATPLFVALIPLPYGISQSSIALIWVAALGIALVGFIDDHISLKPRTRLIVQSMAAALVVSAVDGLPELTFFGWQLDLAWLGYLLAWLGVIWFINLYNFMDGIDGLAAGEAVVICLFMAFFHYLVGGEWSSAGLALLLGASAAGFLCWNFPPAKIFMGDGGSGFLGLMLASLMLLDAASAPQFLWAWLVMLGVFVVDATWTLLNRYRRKCRLSEAHRTHAFQYAARRWQSHRNVTLTVLLINSLWLAPIAVMIVLGQLDGAFGLVIAYLPLAFLAYHLNAGVPE